CAGCCACCCGGACGTGCGGCGCGCCTGCCGGGTGCTGGACGGGCGGACGCGCTGGGGCCGGGACACCTTCGCGCCGGTCCAGGAGGGCAGCGTCTGCACGCTCCAGTACGGCGGTCCGGCCACCGCGCACATCACGGGGACCTGGGCGGGACGCCCGGTGGACGCGCGCTACGACCGCCGCGACGGGTGCGCGATCAGCCGCTGGGACGGGCTCGTGCCGGTGCTGCCCGGCCTCGGGAGGTAGGGCGCGGAAGACCGGGGCGGGCGGGCGGAGTACGGCGCGCGGCGGAACCCCGCGGTGACCGGTTCACGGAACCGTACGGTCACAGGTTCGACGTCACTTCCCCGTGCGACCTCCCTCTCATCCGGCGTCGCGCGCGCAACCTCAGCGCTTAGACTCGCTCGCGTGACACTCCGCGGGCCGGTTGGCAAGATGGCCCCCGCGGTGGGCAAGGAGCGGTGACAGGGAGGAAGCGTTCGTGAGCAGCAGGCCATCCCGAGGCGCTGCTCGCCTCGCTGCCATACTCGACGCGCTGCCCGACGCGCTGTTGCTGGTCAACGCCAACGGCACCGTCGTCAACGCCAACACCATCGCCCTGGAGACCTTCGAGACGCCGGGCACCGCCCTGGTGGGGCGCGGGCTGCTCGATCTGCTGCCGCAGTTCGACTCCAAGCTCATCCCCGGCTCGATGCGCCGCCCCGACCACATCGACCCGCGCGCGCGGACCAAGCCGACCCGGATGACCGCGCGGCGCACCGACGGGACCGAGTTCCCGGTCGAGGTCACGAGCGCGAATCTGCCGAACGGCCAGCACGCCTACGACGGCTCCGGCTACACCGGCGACGAACTGCTGATGCTGGTCGTCCGCGACCTGGCCGGCACCGTCGACACCGAGGCCGAACTGGCCCGTTCGCAGCGGCAGACCGAGATGATCCTGCGGGCCGCTGCCGAGGGCGTCGTCGGCACCGACACCGACGGGCGCATCGTGCTCGTCAACCCGGCCGCCGCCCAGATCCTCGGCTACCGCGCCGGTGAACTCGGCGGCCGCGAACTGCACACCCTCGTCCTGCACTCCCGCGCCGACGGCTCGCCGTTCCCGTACGAGGAGTCCCCGCTCGCCGACACCCTGCGCTCCGGGCGCAAGCACCGGGTACGCGGCCAGGTGCTGTGGTCCAAGGCGGGCGACAAGGTGCCCGTCGATCTGACCACTTCGCCCGTGCGCGACGGCGACCAGCTCGTCGGCGCCGTGATGACGTTCACCGACCGGCGCCCCTACGACGCTCTCGTCGAGGCGCAGGCCGCCGCCGAGGAGCGGTACGCGCAGGAGCGGGAGCAGCTCGCCGAGGAGCACGCCGCCGCACTGGACGCGCTGCGCCGCCGCCATGCCGCCGAGATCGAGGAGCTGATCGAGCGGCAGGCGGAGGAACTGGCCGCGGGCGAGGACCGGTACGCCGCCCTGGGCGAGCGCGAGAAGGACCGCTACGAGGCACTCGCCGCCCGCCACGAGCAGTTGCTGACCCTGCTGGGCGACTCCCTGCGCGGCCCCCTGGACGAGCTGCGCCGCGAACTGGCGGCCCTCGCCGCCGACGACGCCGGCCAGCTGTGGCCCGAGGCCAACCAGGTCCTGCACCACCTCTCCGCCGGCTACTCGCGGATCACCACCCTCATCGACAACGTCCTCGGCTACCAGCGCCTCGACATCGGCAGCGAGGAGATCACCCGCACCAAGGTGATGCTCGACGCCGTCGTCGCGGCGGGAGTCGACGGGGCCGTGGAACTCGTCGGGCCCGGCCGGGTGCAGTTCGCCGTGCACGCGCCGCCCATCGAGGCCGAGGTCGACCCGGGCCGCCTGGCCACCGCCCTCGCGCACCTCGTCGCGGACGTCGCGGGCGTGGACGCGACCGGCAACGCGCCCGTGTCGGCGGCCGGTTACATGGACAACACCGTGGTGGTCGCGGCGGCGCAGCGCGGCTCGGTGGTGCGCATCGAGGTGCGCGGGCCGTACGCCGGCGGCGACCCGGTGCACGAGCCGATCGTGCGCGGGATCGTCCGGGCGCACGGCGGTGTGCTCCAGACCCACCAGGTGCCGGGGATGAGCGGCAGCGCGTACGTCCTCGAAGTGCCCATCGGCGGCGGGGCGGGTGCCGTCGCGGCGGGTCTGCCCGGTGCCCTCGGCCCGGCGGCTCCGCACACGGCCGCCCTGGGCCCGGCCGCACCCGGACCGGACCAACCGGCCGTGGACGCAGACGCGGGCGCGGGCGCGGGCGCGGAGGCGGTTCCGGGGGGCGCGGCGGGTACCGCCGTGGTCGCCCTGCCCGCGCAGGCTTCGGGCTCCGCCACGGCGCCCGGCGGCGGACGGCGCCGGGCCCGGCGGTCCTCGACGGACGCGTTCCTGGACGGTGACGGCGAGCCGGACGGCAGCCCGGCGCCCGGCGACGTAC
The sequence above is drawn from the Streptomyces sp. SAT1 genome and encodes:
- a CDS encoding SSI family serine proteinase inhibitor, with amino-acid sequence MSAGPASAAPGVPDAPGVSSVSPGSVGPGSVGAPPPVRPEDRGGDHLTVTVRHAGAGKDGTYELYCHPGGGSHPDVRRACRVLDGRTRWGRDTFAPVQEGSVCTLQYGGPATAHITGTWAGRPVDARYDRRDGCAISRWDGLVPVLPGLGR